Proteins encoded together in one Pelagicoccus albus window:
- a CDS encoding glycoside hydrolase family 30 protein encodes MNYPYLPDSFLRMALSLGLISASLIGHTVMASDWSLEIYRTSRSGEKMQPVDLVHSDGVKANALEVYPNDTYQRIEGIGGAFTESSAAALAGLPAEKRTEVLDAYFSPQGAGYSLMRTHIASCDFSLSNYTYASEADDLDLSSFTIEPDRRYLLPLIKDSQKVAGADFRILASPWTAPPWMKDNGTWNGGKLLPRYKSTFAQYLAKYIDAYEAEGIPIWGITPINEPEGNGENWESMIFNPHEMSSFIAEHLGPVFSSEGIDTKIYVFDQNRDHMREWAEVIFNDADATRYLSGMAVHWYSSTVSVCEDELDAVHDMFPEMGIIQSEGCIDALGDDEPIDSWLEPDWWWRKEATDWGWIWAPEETKADHPKYAPVYRYARDLIGGLNHWMSGWIDWNIVLDFRGGPNHASNFCGAPVLVDAESGEVFYTPLYYVMSHFSRFVRPGAKRIGLGDTPDGLLATAALNVNGTVVVVVLNDSPESKVFELKLEGFSQFVEAPAESIQTIRLSNAD; translated from the coding sequence ATGAATTACCCTTATCTACCTGATTCCTTTCTGAGGATGGCGCTAAGCCTTGGGCTGATTTCAGCGAGCCTGATCGGACATACCGTTATGGCGTCCGATTGGTCTTTAGAAATATACCGAACGTCGCGGTCGGGAGAGAAAATGCAGCCGGTTGATTTGGTGCATTCAGATGGCGTCAAGGCCAATGCCTTGGAAGTGTATCCAAATGATACTTATCAAAGGATAGAAGGAATTGGAGGCGCGTTTACGGAGAGCTCTGCTGCTGCTCTGGCAGGATTGCCTGCAGAGAAACGAACGGAAGTATTGGATGCCTATTTCTCGCCACAAGGAGCTGGATACAGCTTGATGCGAACTCATATAGCCAGCTGTGATTTTTCCTTGTCGAACTACACCTATGCAAGCGAAGCCGATGACTTGGATTTGTCTAGTTTCACGATCGAACCGGACCGACGTTACTTGCTGCCTTTGATAAAAGATAGCCAAAAGGTAGCAGGTGCCGATTTCAGAATCCTAGCCTCGCCATGGACTGCACCTCCTTGGATGAAAGACAACGGGACTTGGAATGGAGGAAAGTTGTTACCCCGATACAAGTCGACCTTTGCCCAATACCTTGCTAAGTATATTGATGCTTACGAAGCGGAAGGCATCCCAATCTGGGGAATTACTCCGATTAACGAACCGGAAGGAAACGGTGAGAATTGGGAAAGCATGATTTTCAATCCGCATGAAATGAGCTCTTTTATCGCGGAGCACCTAGGTCCTGTTTTCAGTAGTGAAGGAATCGATACGAAAATATATGTTTTCGATCAGAACCGGGACCACATGCGCGAGTGGGCTGAGGTTATTTTCAATGATGCAGATGCGACGCGCTACCTCTCGGGAATGGCTGTGCACTGGTACAGTAGCACAGTGTCTGTGTGTGAGGACGAATTGGATGCAGTCCACGATATGTTTCCAGAAATGGGTATCATTCAATCGGAAGGTTGTATCGACGCCTTGGGTGACGACGAGCCAATCGATTCCTGGCTAGAGCCCGATTGGTGGTGGAGGAAAGAGGCAACTGATTGGGGGTGGATTTGGGCTCCTGAGGAAACAAAGGCTGACCATCCAAAGTACGCGCCAGTCTACCGGTATGCACGGGACTTAATCGGTGGTCTTAACCACTGGATGAGTGGATGGATCGATTGGAATATCGTTCTCGATTTTCGAGGTGGGCCAAATCACGCCAGCAATTTTTGCGGAGCGCCGGTCCTGGTGGATGCGGAAAGCGGGGAAGTTTTCTACACCCCTCTTTATTATGTGATGAGTCACTTCAGCCGTTTTGTTAGGCCGGGGGCGAAGCGTATTGGCCTTGGGGATACGCCTGATGGCCTGTTGGCGACTGCGGCTTTGAATGTAAATGGAACGGTTGTTGTTGTGGTGTTGAACGATAGTCCAGAATCAAAGGTATTCGAATTGAAGTTGGAGGGCTTTTCCCAATTTGTCGAAGCTCCGGCCGAGTCGATACAAACCATCAGGTTGAGCAATGCGGATTAG
- a CDS encoding sugar phosphate isomerase/epimerase family protein has translation MKRIIALTLTTLCLYISSLQAAPQLGLQSWTCRNMTFEETVEFAAEHGIKNIEFFSKHLDPKDSREALVEKKAFLESRGVRAYSIGVSHTTTDKAENRKLFELAKLFEMEVIVVEPGDQMIWGNLEELVKEYDIKLAVHNHGTGTTYGNPATVKAILAERDPRIGVCMDIGWVTAAGFDAAAIYKRYGDRVYDMHLKDKRLDKMDAPGRPRDTFIGLGNSNYAELTEAILEDDWSGVMAIETDSGEFAADPTEFVKAAKLFFEANFEE, from the coding sequence ATGAAACGTATTATTGCCCTGACCCTAACGACCCTTTGCCTTTACATCTCAAGCTTACAGGCTGCTCCGCAACTGGGGCTTCAATCCTGGACTTGTAGAAACATGACTTTCGAGGAGACGGTGGAGTTCGCCGCCGAACACGGAATCAAAAATATCGAATTTTTCAGCAAGCATCTGGACCCGAAAGACTCCCGAGAGGCATTGGTCGAGAAAAAGGCATTTTTGGAAAGTCGCGGAGTTCGGGCTTACTCGATTGGAGTTAGTCATACCACTACTGATAAGGCTGAAAACCGGAAGCTCTTTGAGTTGGCCAAGCTTTTCGAAATGGAAGTCATCGTAGTGGAACCGGGTGACCAAATGATCTGGGGAAATTTGGAGGAGCTGGTTAAAGAATATGACATCAAGCTGGCTGTTCATAACCATGGGACTGGCACAACCTACGGAAATCCAGCAACCGTGAAAGCGATCCTTGCCGAGAGAGATCCTCGGATTGGCGTCTGCATGGATATTGGCTGGGTGACGGCGGCTGGTTTCGATGCGGCTGCGATCTACAAACGTTATGGAGATCGCGTGTACGACATGCATCTTAAAGATAAGCGATTGGACAAGATGGATGCTCCTGGTCGCCCACGGGACACATTTATTGGCTTAGGCAATTCGAACTATGCCGAGTTAACAGAAGCGATCCTCGAAGACGATTGGTCGGGAGTGATGGCAATCGAGACTGATAGCGGAGAGTTTGCCGCTGATCCGACAGAGTTTGTAAAAGCGGCAAAGCTCTTTTTCGAAGCGAATTTCGAGGAGTAA
- a CDS encoding MFS transporter, translating into MNSLKFQYFFLYGSFAAVQPFVALLFKERGMDEEQMGYAMGMAGWAIMLSPAVVTALADLHLSPRRLLAALCLITGGALTALLSFSGNWPLVIGFFVYSLGVTAVLPLLDGIFFGVQRMQGERGEPETHYNKVRVWGTFGYMVLLLALFYPMERVGEVALALWFGVGCFAILFLLSFLLPDRGRREAKKAAEGLPTSKALLVLFNRENILFSAAMFLLLSCSAAYHTMYPVFLAEDLELETHWVGIVIMSGTIIEVFCILGLTRLEDRWGLRVVMLGAIFLTLVRFGLMYAYPNLTVAVGTQVFHGAMICAMLVVPPNYLNGLADDSNRNSIQGVYTMLIIGLSKFVGTAISGHVAAVDQRYVHLLCLLLTAASLVCLWYGFRPRQESDLSSRI; encoded by the coding sequence ATGAACTCCCTCAAGTTCCAATATTTTTTCCTCTATGGCTCTTTTGCAGCAGTTCAGCCCTTTGTCGCTCTGCTGTTTAAAGAGCGAGGAATGGACGAAGAGCAAATGGGCTATGCCATGGGAATGGCTGGCTGGGCGATTATGCTCAGTCCAGCGGTAGTCACCGCGCTGGCCGATCTTCATCTCAGCCCCCGTCGATTGTTGGCGGCGCTTTGCTTGATAACCGGAGGGGCTTTGACGGCTCTCCTGTCTTTCTCCGGCAATTGGCCTTTGGTAATTGGCTTTTTCGTTTACTCGCTCGGGGTCACCGCGGTTTTGCCCTTGCTAGATGGAATCTTTTTTGGCGTCCAGCGGATGCAGGGAGAACGCGGAGAGCCGGAAACACATTACAATAAGGTTCGAGTGTGGGGAACCTTTGGATACATGGTTTTGTTACTCGCTCTGTTCTACCCCATGGAACGGGTAGGCGAGGTCGCTTTGGCTCTCTGGTTTGGGGTTGGTTGTTTCGCCATCCTTTTCTTACTCTCCTTTTTGCTACCGGATCGCGGCCGGCGAGAAGCGAAGAAAGCTGCCGAAGGGCTTCCCACAAGCAAGGCCCTTCTAGTCCTCTTCAATCGGGAGAATATTCTGTTTTCGGCTGCCATGTTTTTGCTGCTGTCCTGTTCAGCGGCGTATCATACGATGTATCCAGTTTTTCTGGCAGAGGACCTTGAGTTGGAGACACATTGGGTTGGCATCGTCATTATGTCCGGAACGATAATCGAGGTGTTTTGCATCCTTGGTCTGACCCGGTTGGAGGATCGCTGGGGCTTAAGAGTCGTAATGCTGGGTGCGATTTTCCTCACCCTCGTCAGGTTCGGCTTAATGTACGCCTATCCCAATTTGACAGTAGCGGTCGGGACCCAGGTTTTTCATGGGGCCATGATTTGCGCTATGCTGGTGGTTCCTCCCAACTACCTGAATGGTTTGGCGGATGACTCGAACCGCAACTCGATCCAAGGGGTCTATACGATGTTGATTATAGGCTTATCAAAATTTGTGGGCACTGCGATTTCCGGCCATGTTGCAGCTGTTGACCAACGTTACGTTCACCTGCTTTGCCTGCTACTTACTGCTGCCTCGCTGGTATGCTTGTGGTATGGATTCCGTCCCAGGCAGGAGTCGGATTTATCAAGCCGAATTTGA
- a CDS encoding tetratricopeptide repeat protein: MDKPENQPPANEAPDALEPARKAIAQADAIARKDRTAFAEAVKGFEEAITLLNAPEIEESDSKQHLLGWAEMGKANALSNSDTKDGIEKAIAGYQVAIKHFEQIKDKRESHKADIAAVWGNIGHTQSRVPNKETMEQATDCFRQSITLLEQLPWKETPRFQHQLAATWLNLGNVYARLSNPQKPAQRTIDAYEKALEVIEGMPAEEAPVGALIAGIRASLGRSLMWSAEKSHLDLAIASFDETIRVIAAIKEKNDPRLAIEMGSAHANRANLFSRLKPTPETVQETIKSSEFALKIAEPNEKTHLVAAEISLSARRSFCHAFGMLIGNQKPEAQQEIHDKASDLLEDGLSLVKFWEQKGAQGLRQSAQHLFHLGCAFYCTQQPHFLPEFVRDNLNMESPDQVMRQSAEKTVEEAVARIEKSDSPKPEVIESLKSVLEELKKTAEPTQ; encoded by the coding sequence GTGGACAAACCAGAGAATCAACCTCCCGCCAACGAAGCTCCTGACGCCTTGGAGCCAGCACGCAAGGCAATCGCACAAGCTGACGCTATCGCTCGCAAAGACCGCACCGCTTTCGCTGAAGCCGTCAAAGGCTTCGAGGAAGCGATCACATTACTTAACGCTCCCGAGATCGAAGAGTCAGACAGTAAACAACACCTTCTCGGGTGGGCAGAAATGGGTAAAGCCAACGCCCTTTCAAATTCCGATACGAAGGACGGAATCGAGAAGGCGATCGCCGGCTACCAGGTTGCCATCAAGCATTTCGAGCAGATCAAAGATAAGAGAGAATCTCACAAAGCCGACATCGCAGCCGTTTGGGGCAACATCGGGCATACCCAATCCCGCGTGCCCAACAAGGAGACCATGGAACAGGCAACCGATTGCTTCCGCCAATCGATCACCCTCCTCGAACAACTCCCATGGAAGGAAACTCCACGTTTCCAGCATCAGCTCGCCGCCACTTGGCTAAACCTCGGCAACGTCTACGCCCGACTAAGCAATCCTCAAAAGCCCGCGCAACGTACCATCGACGCCTACGAAAAAGCACTCGAGGTAATCGAGGGCATGCCCGCCGAAGAAGCTCCCGTCGGCGCCTTGATAGCAGGTATCAGGGCCAGCCTTGGCCGCTCCCTCATGTGGAGCGCCGAAAAGAGTCACTTGGACTTAGCGATCGCCTCTTTCGACGAAACCATTCGCGTAATCGCAGCCATCAAGGAAAAGAACGATCCGCGCCTCGCGATCGAGATGGGCTCCGCTCATGCCAATCGAGCGAATCTATTCAGCCGGCTAAAACCGACACCCGAGACAGTTCAGGAAACGATCAAGTCTTCCGAATTCGCCCTGAAAATCGCAGAGCCAAACGAAAAGACCCACCTCGTAGCAGCAGAAATTTCACTCAGCGCCCGCCGCTCCTTTTGCCACGCCTTTGGCATGCTGATCGGCAACCAGAAGCCGGAAGCTCAACAGGAAATCCACGACAAAGCTTCGGATCTTCTAGAAGACGGTCTATCGCTCGTAAAGTTCTGGGAGCAAAAGGGAGCTCAGGGTCTCCGCCAGTCTGCCCAACACCTTTTCCACCTCGGTTGCGCATTCTACTGCACCCAACAGCCACACTTCCTGCCAGAGTTCGTGCGAGATAACTTAAACATGGAATCACCTGATCAAGTGATGCGGCAATCGGCTGAGAAAACTGTCGAGGAGGCGGTCGCCCGAATCGAGAAATCGGATAGCCCGAAACCGGAAGTAATCGAATCTCTGAAAAGCGTGCTAGAAGAGCTCAAGAAAACCGCCGAGCCCACGCAATAA
- the dmeF gene encoding CDF family Co(II)/Ni(II) efflux transporter DmeF — protein sequence MDQQPSYSHSHVFGQDQQKTGEKKTLIVIAITLVMMVVEISAGSLFGSMALLADGLHMASHSAALTITAIAYIYARKNASDPRFCFGTGKVNALGGYTGALLLAGFALMMLWESFDRLLNPVEIQFNWAIGVAVIGLIVNGASMLILGEHDHGHDHGHGHHHHGGHHHHHHHEHDHDHDHHDHDHPHDHEDQNLRSAYLHVMADALTSVTAIVALLGAKYFGWIWMDPVMGIAGSVLVANWSIGLLRSTSQTILDYQAPAETVASARQALESESDKVVDLHIWSIGPGILNATFSILSSDPKTPDFYKHQIPEKLGIVHCTIEVLDGRHTH from the coding sequence ATGGACCAGCAGCCCAGTTACAGCCACAGCCATGTCTTCGGACAAGATCAGCAAAAAACAGGGGAGAAGAAGACCCTGATCGTCATTGCCATCACCCTCGTGATGATGGTTGTCGAGATTAGCGCTGGCTCGCTCTTTGGCTCCATGGCCTTGCTAGCAGATGGCCTACACATGGCCTCCCACAGCGCCGCCCTTACGATCACAGCCATCGCTTACATATACGCTCGCAAAAACGCCTCCGACCCGAGGTTTTGCTTCGGCACCGGCAAGGTGAACGCCTTAGGCGGCTATACCGGAGCCCTGTTATTGGCTGGATTTGCGTTGATGATGCTCTGGGAAAGCTTCGACCGCTTGTTAAACCCAGTCGAAATCCAGTTCAACTGGGCGATAGGAGTGGCCGTTATCGGTCTCATTGTTAACGGAGCCAGCATGCTGATTCTCGGCGAGCATGATCACGGGCATGACCATGGTCACGGTCACCACCACCACGGCGGTCATCATCACCACCATCATCATGAGCACGACCATGATCACGATCATCATGACCACGATCATCCTCATGACCATGAGGACCAGAACTTGAGGTCCGCCTATCTCCACGTTATGGCCGATGCCCTCACCTCCGTTACTGCGATCGTCGCACTCCTTGGGGCTAAGTATTTCGGTTGGATCTGGATGGATCCGGTCATGGGCATTGCCGGTTCGGTCCTAGTTGCCAATTGGTCAATCGGACTGCTGCGGAGCACCTCGCAAACCATACTAGACTACCAAGCGCCAGCGGAAACAGTCGCCTCAGCGAGGCAAGCCTTGGAGTCAGAAAGCGACAAGGTCGTGGATCTGCACATCTGGTCGATCGGTCCCGGCATTTTAAACGCTACCTTTTCCATTCTTAGCTCCGATCCGAAAACGCCAGATTTCTACAAGCATCAGATCCCCGAAAAGTTGGGGATCGTACACTGCACCATCGAGGTTTTGGACGGCAGACACACGCATTGA
- a CDS encoding PAS domain-containing sensor histidine kinase, with protein MSKIDLNEMQTECPVDPHLVSSLSAHFAGRGVIGEESLGVAFEYPSLRVAFINKVASRVLNPRFDGPEDREVYDFSLEDIISVHDRRRFNANIFPMLKVTESWMGDLVIRDLRGGDIPVRSQLWISSFEQHTPSKFLFMRCDPRSDFSFKNMKGWQDRELLLALLAHAQDAIYFKDKESRFLRASSSMIRRFGLTHPHEIIGKTDFNFFGIAHAAEAYEDEQNILKTKIPIVGKEEREVYEDKPDTWASTTKLPLYDESGEVIGTFGISRDITKKKKEEEERKELEVRLQLAQRLEAIGSLAAGVAHEINTPTQFVSDNVKFLKDSFTDLMEIVSACRGYIKESKAHPEQVEERSALLQLIEDRDLDFLEEEIPKTLEESSDGLEQVAKIVGSMKEFSYPSSFEKGKADINRAIENTLNVSRNEWKSVAEIRLELDESLPEVFCHVDELKQVFLNLIVNAAQAIESVRSGMGEICIKTSFDKGYVCIEVKDTGEGMDQDVLSRIFEPFFTTKEVGKGTGQGLAMARSVIVERHGGEIDCRSEYGVGSVFRVKIPADEIDARHAGDSSVN; from the coding sequence ATGAGTAAAATTGACCTAAACGAAATGCAGACGGAATGTCCGGTAGATCCTCATTTGGTATCGAGTCTTAGTGCCCATTTCGCGGGTCGAGGAGTGATAGGGGAGGAATCGTTGGGAGTGGCCTTCGAGTATCCTAGCCTGAGAGTTGCGTTTATCAATAAGGTTGCCAGCAGGGTTTTGAATCCACGTTTCGATGGACCGGAGGACAGGGAAGTCTACGATTTCAGTCTGGAGGACATTATCTCAGTGCATGACCGCCGTCGGTTTAACGCCAATATCTTTCCGATGCTCAAGGTGACAGAGAGCTGGATGGGGGATTTGGTCATACGGGATTTGAGAGGAGGGGATATACCGGTTCGTTCCCAATTGTGGATAAGCTCTTTTGAGCAGCATACCCCTTCTAAGTTCCTTTTTATGAGATGCGATCCGAGATCTGACTTTTCTTTCAAGAACATGAAGGGATGGCAGGACAGGGAACTCCTGCTCGCATTATTGGCTCACGCTCAAGACGCGATATATTTTAAGGATAAGGAGAGTCGTTTTCTGCGCGCCAGCTCTTCCATGATTCGTCGTTTCGGTCTGACTCATCCTCACGAGATAATTGGCAAGACAGACTTCAACTTCTTCGGAATCGCTCACGCGGCGGAAGCCTACGAAGACGAGCAGAATATCTTGAAGACCAAGATTCCTATCGTGGGAAAGGAAGAAAGGGAGGTTTATGAGGATAAGCCGGACACTTGGGCTTCGACTACCAAGCTCCCTCTTTACGATGAGTCGGGAGAAGTGATCGGTACTTTCGGGATATCCAGAGATATTACCAAAAAGAAAAAGGAGGAAGAGGAGAGGAAGGAGTTGGAGGTTCGACTGCAGTTGGCCCAACGCTTGGAGGCAATCGGGTCTCTCGCCGCTGGAGTGGCCCATGAGATCAACACACCTACTCAGTTTGTCTCGGATAACGTAAAGTTCCTGAAGGATTCCTTCACCGACTTAATGGAGATTGTGTCTGCCTGCAGGGGATACATCAAAGAATCGAAAGCTCATCCGGAGCAAGTGGAGGAGCGGAGTGCGTTGCTTCAGCTTATCGAAGATCGAGATCTTGATTTTCTGGAAGAAGAGATTCCGAAAACTTTGGAAGAAAGTTCGGACGGTTTGGAGCAAGTCGCTAAGATTGTGGGGTCTATGAAGGAATTTTCCTACCCTTCGTCGTTTGAAAAGGGCAAGGCCGATATCAATAGAGCCATCGAAAATACTCTTAATGTTTCCCGCAATGAATGGAAGTCGGTGGCCGAAATTCGACTGGAATTAGACGAATCCTTACCGGAAGTTTTCTGTCATGTCGATGAGCTAAAGCAGGTTTTTCTAAACCTGATCGTGAATGCGGCACAAGCAATCGAGTCGGTGCGGAGCGGGATGGGGGAGATTTGTATCAAGACCTCGTTTGATAAGGGATATGTCTGTATTGAGGTTAAGGATACGGGAGAGGGTATGGATCAAGATGTCCTCTCTCGGATCTTTGAGCCTTTCTTTACTACCAAGGAAGTGGGTAAGGGGACTGGTCAAGGTTTGGCTATGGCGCGTAGTGTCATCGTTGAAAGACACGGTGGTGAGATCGATTGTAGAAGCGAATATGGGGTGGGATCTGTATTCAGAGTAAAGATACCAGCGGACGAGATTGATGCGCGTCATGCAGGCGATTCAAGTGTTAACTAG
- a CDS encoding HD domain-containing phosphohydrolase, which translates to MKVLFVDDNASVLAAFRRNMRKRFDLFIAESAEEAFTVLKEHGPIDVIVSDMKMPGMNGIEFLEKSIEMSPDSERIMLTGNADQETATEAVNRGHVYRFLNKPCSVEELVEAIKDAGHHHDLMKLEHDSVEETVSGCVKMLMDVLGLVAPFALGRGQRLKSSLIPFLEAIQMKSIWQYEVAALLSSVGYTSLPEEIIRKLENGEDLKPSESEIIRNVPEVGYGLVSSIPRLEKIASIIRYQRKNFDGTGFPENDTKGQAIPLGARLLRVFEDRMELEREGVAGSEALKKMLDRTGYYDPKVLELCFKYYPDYLSTAVSKEKPVLTLDLRELKPGYVIVSDVYSSSGLLLVESGNWLTESTIQRIRNYAKLGEVSGPFYVQTQEVR; encoded by the coding sequence ATGAAAGTACTTTTTGTAGATGACAACGCTAGTGTTTTAGCGGCTTTTCGTCGAAACATGAGGAAGCGTTTTGATCTCTTTATAGCGGAGTCTGCGGAAGAAGCGTTCACAGTCTTAAAAGAGCATGGCCCTATCGATGTGATCGTATCAGATATGAAGATGCCGGGGATGAACGGAATCGAATTTTTGGAAAAGTCTATCGAAATGTCTCCCGACTCCGAGCGTATCATGCTTACGGGGAATGCCGACCAAGAGACGGCGACCGAAGCGGTGAATCGAGGGCACGTTTATCGTTTTTTGAATAAGCCCTGCTCGGTGGAGGAGCTCGTAGAGGCGATCAAGGATGCGGGGCATCATCACGACCTAATGAAGCTTGAGCACGACAGTGTAGAGGAAACAGTCTCCGGTTGTGTTAAGATGCTTATGGATGTACTCGGACTTGTGGCACCCTTCGCCCTCGGTCGAGGGCAGCGTTTGAAATCGAGCCTCATACCCTTTTTGGAAGCGATACAGATGAAAAGTATCTGGCAGTATGAGGTTGCCGCTTTGCTATCATCGGTTGGTTATACTTCACTTCCCGAGGAGATTATTCGGAAACTCGAGAATGGAGAAGATCTCAAGCCGAGTGAGAGTGAGATTATACGAAATGTTCCGGAGGTTGGATACGGACTGGTTTCATCAATTCCTCGTTTAGAAAAGATAGCTTCCATCATCCGCTACCAGCGGAAAAATTTCGATGGGACTGGATTTCCAGAGAACGATACGAAGGGGCAAGCCATTCCTTTGGGGGCACGCCTGCTCAGGGTTTTCGAAGACCGCATGGAGTTAGAACGTGAGGGAGTCGCTGGTTCTGAAGCTCTTAAAAAAATGCTAGATAGGACGGGGTACTACGATCCCAAGGTTTTAGAGCTCTGCTTCAAATATTACCCAGACTATTTGTCCACGGCGGTATCAAAAGAAAAACCGGTACTTACTTTGGATCTCAGAGAGTTGAAGCCTGGATACGTAATCGTGTCGGACGTTTATTCATCCTCCGGGCTCCTGTTGGTCGAGTCGGGAAACTGGTTGACGGAATCTACGATCCAACGAATCCGGAACTACGCCAAGCTTGGAGAAGTGAGCGGCCCTTTCTATGTGCAAACCCAAGAGGTAAGATAG